A window of Metabacillus sp. B2-18 contains these coding sequences:
- the ribF gene encoding bifunctional riboflavin kinase/FAD synthetase → MKIIRLSQPHNLNQLDFPEMVMALGYFDGVHKGHQKVITKAKEIAKQTGMKSAVMTFHPHPLVVLRKKEDIDYITPLEEKINLIQELEVDLLFVVEFTKEFAALLPQEFVDDYIIKLNVKHVVAGFDFTYGHLGKGTMETIPFHSREQFLHTTVEKITDHDRKVSSTLIREVIRSGDVEYAQTLLGRPHSVVGVVVHGDKRGRTIGFPTANVEVEEHYLIPPTGVYAVSIEIDSVVFDGVCNIGYKPTFNNEKSPKPSIEVHIFDFNREIYGQKVSVSWFKRIRSEKKFHNVDELIEQISKDKAAAEQFFHKKMV, encoded by the coding sequence GTGAAAATAATAAGATTGTCTCAACCACATAATTTAAATCAACTTGATTTTCCTGAAATGGTCATGGCTTTAGGCTATTTTGACGGAGTACATAAAGGTCATCAAAAGGTAATAACAAAAGCGAAAGAAATAGCAAAACAAACAGGAATGAAAAGTGCAGTAATGACCTTTCATCCACACCCGCTTGTTGTTCTTCGTAAGAAGGAAGATATTGATTATATTACTCCCTTAGAAGAGAAAATAAATTTAATTCAAGAGCTTGAGGTAGATTTATTGTTTGTAGTTGAATTTACTAAGGAATTTGCCGCTTTATTACCACAAGAATTTGTGGATGATTATATTATTAAGTTAAATGTTAAGCATGTTGTAGCAGGTTTTGATTTTACATATGGACATTTGGGCAAAGGAACAATGGAAACAATCCCATTCCATTCAAGAGAGCAGTTTTTACATACAACTGTGGAAAAAATAACGGATCATGATCGCAAGGTTAGTTCGACTCTGATTCGGGAGGTAATCAGGAGTGGTGATGTTGAGTATGCACAGACACTTTTAGGTAGACCTCACTCTGTTGTTGGTGTAGTTGTTCATGGTGATAAACGTGGACGAACGATTGGTTTTCCAACTGCTAATGTTGAAGTTGAAGAGCACTATCTTATACCTCCAACTGGTGTTTATGCTGTTTCAATAGAAATTGATTCAGTTGTCTTTGATGGTGTTTGTAATATTGGTTATAAACCAACTTTTAACAACGAAAAATCTCCAAAACCTAGTATTGAAGTCCATATATTTGACTTTAATAGAGAAATTTATGGTCAAAAAGTCTCAGTTTCCTGGTTTAAACGTATAAGAAGTGAGAAAAAATTCCATAATGTTGATGAGCTCATTGAACAAATTTCTAAAGACAAGGCTGCTGCCGAACAATTCTTTCATAAAAAGATGGTATAA
- the rpsO gene encoding 30S ribosomal protein S15 yields MAITQERKNELIAQYKTHESDTGSPEVQIAILTEDINNLNDHLRVHKKDHHSRRGLLKMVGKRRNLLTYLRNKDVTRYRELINKLGLRR; encoded by the coding sequence ATGGCTATCACACAAGAACGTAAAAATGAACTAATTGCTCAATATAAAACACATGAGTCAGATACTGGATCTCCAGAGGTTCAAATTGCTATCCTTACTGAGGACATCAATAATCTTAACGATCACTTACGTGTTCACAAAAAAGACCACCATTCACGTCGCGGTCTTTTAAAAATGGTAGGTAAACGTCGTAACTTACTAACTTACCTACGTAATAAAGACGTAACTCGTTATCGTGAGTTAATCAACAAGCTTGGTTTACGTCGATAA
- the pnp gene encoding polyribonucleotide nucleotidyltransferase yields MGQDKQTFSIDWAGRNLTVEIGQLAKQANGSVMIRYGDTAVLSTATASKDPKPLDFFPLTVNYEERLYAVGKIPGGFIKREGRPSEKAILASRLIDRPIRPLFADGFRNEVQVISIVMSVDQNCSSEMAAMFGSSLALCVSDIPFEGPIAGVTVGRINNEFVINPTVEQAEQSDIHLVVAGTKDAINMVEAGADEVPEETMLEAIMFGHEEIKRLISFQEEVAAAVGKEKMEIELFDLDADLEKEIREFAEGDLLQAIQVQEKHAREDAISAVKNKVVEKYVEQEADESTIKMVKQILSKLVKAEVRRLITEEKVRPDGRGVDEIRPLSSEVGLLPRTHGSGLFTRGQTQALSICTLGALGDVQILDGLGIEESKRFMHHYNFPQFSVGETGPMRGPGRREIGHGALGERALEPIIPSEKDFPYTVRLVSEVLESNGSTSQASICASTLAMMDAGVPIKAPVAGIAMGLVKSGEHYTVLTDIQGMEDALGDMDFKVAGTDKGVTALQMDIKIEGLSREILEEALQQAKKGRMEILKSMLATISTPKGELSQYAPKILTMKINPDKIRDVIGPSGKQINKIIEETGVKIDIEQDGTVFISSVNDEMNQKAKKIIEDLVREVVVGQLYLGKVKRIEKFGAFVEIFAGKDGLVHISELAEERVGKVEDVVSIGDELLVKVTEIDKQGRVNLSRKAVLKEQKENQPEQQG; encoded by the coding sequence ATGGGACAAGATAAACAAACGTTCTCCATAGATTGGGCAGGTCGAAACCTTACTGTTGAAATTGGCCAGCTTGCAAAACAAGCAAACGGGTCTGTAATGATTCGTTATGGCGATACGGCAGTTTTAAGTACTGCCACCGCTTCAAAAGATCCAAAGCCTTTAGATTTTTTTCCGTTAACAGTTAATTACGAGGAGCGTTTATATGCTGTAGGGAAAATCCCAGGAGGATTTATCAAGAGAGAAGGAAGACCAAGTGAAAAAGCTATATTAGCCAGCCGATTAATTGACCGTCCAATTAGACCTTTATTTGCTGATGGTTTTAGAAATGAAGTTCAGGTTATTAGTATTGTGATGAGTGTTGATCAAAATTGTTCTTCTGAAATGGCTGCAATGTTTGGATCTTCATTAGCACTTTGTGTATCTGATATTCCTTTTGAGGGACCGATTGCAGGTGTAACTGTTGGAAGAATCAATAATGAATTTGTTATTAACCCAACAGTTGAACAAGCAGAACAAAGTGATATTCATTTAGTAGTAGCTGGTACAAAAGATGCGATTAATATGGTTGAAGCTGGTGCTGATGAAGTTCCAGAAGAAACAATGTTAGAAGCTATTATGTTTGGACATGAAGAAATAAAACGTTTAATTTCTTTCCAAGAGGAAGTAGCTGCAGCTGTTGGAAAAGAAAAAATGGAAATTGAACTATTTGATCTTGATGCAGACCTTGAAAAAGAAATTCGAGAGTTTGCAGAGGGTGACTTATTACAAGCTATTCAGGTTCAAGAGAAACATGCTCGTGAAGATGCAATCAGCGCTGTGAAAAACAAAGTTGTTGAGAAATATGTGGAACAAGAAGCTGATGAGAGCACCATTAAGATGGTTAAACAAATCTTATCAAAACTTGTTAAGGCGGAAGTACGTCGATTAATTACAGAAGAAAAAGTAAGACCTGATGGACGTGGTGTTGATGAAATTCGCCCACTGTCTTCTGAAGTTGGGTTATTACCTAGAACACATGGTTCAGGGTTGTTTACACGTGGACAAACTCAAGCATTAAGTATATGTACACTTGGAGCGCTTGGGGATGTTCAAATTCTTGATGGACTTGGTATCGAGGAATCCAAACGCTTTATGCACCATTACAACTTCCCGCAATTTAGCGTTGGTGAAACTGGACCTATGAGAGGACCAGGACGACGTGAAATTGGACATGGTGCGTTAGGTGAAAGAGCATTAGAACCAATTATTCCATCTGAGAAAGATTTTCCATATACAGTTCGCTTAGTATCAGAAGTTCTTGAATCAAATGGTTCTACTTCACAAGCAAGTATTTGTGCAAGTACTTTAGCAATGATGGACGCTGGTGTACCTATTAAAGCTCCTGTTGCCGGAATTGCAATGGGACTTGTAAAATCAGGAGAACACTATACAGTTTTAACAGACATCCAAGGTATGGAAGATGCTCTTGGTGATATGGACTTTAAAGTAGCTGGTACTGATAAAGGTGTAACGGCTTTACAAATGGATATTAAAATAGAAGGCTTATCAAGAGAAATACTTGAAGAAGCACTACAACAAGCGAAAAAGGGTCGTATGGAAATATTAAAATCAATGCTTGCTACCATTTCTACTCCAAAAGGTGAGCTTTCTCAATATGCACCTAAAATCTTAACAATGAAGATTAATCCAGATAAAATTAGAGATGTTATTGGTCCAAGTGGAAAGCAAATTAATAAAATTATTGAAGAAACTGGAGTAAAGATTGATATCGAACAAGATGGTACTGTCTTCATTTCATCAGTAAATGATGAGATGAACCAAAAAGCAAAGAAAATTATTGAAGATCTCGTACGAGAAGTTGTTGTTGGACAACTATATCTTGGTAAAGTAAAACGAATTGAAAAATTCGGAGCATTTGTAGAAATTTTTGCAGGTAAAGATGGTTTAGTTCACATATCAGAGCTTGCAGAGGAACGTGTTGGAAAAGTTGAAGACGTTGTGTCAATTGGTGACGAGCTACTAGTTAAGGTAACTGAAATTGATAAACAAGGTCGTGTTAATTTATCTAGAAAAGCAGTATTGAAAGAACAAAAAGAAAATCAACCAGAACAGCAAGGTTGA
- a CDS encoding polysaccharide deacetylase family protein: MQRKMIHIVGFALILIVSIGFLQNPFTSSYVDQIKHASVTVSKHQDELYEEIAAKAPEYNIPAQNAEVHKVWKATPGYNGLEVDIDQSYKKMKAKGTFDESLLVYRQVKPSVHLEDLPAEPIYRGHPDKPMVSFIINVAWGNEYIPDMLETLNKYHVKATFFLEGRWVKENPDMAMMIVDAGHEIGNHSYSHPDMSQLSSGNIREQLSKTNEVIKSVTDITPTWFAPPSGSFKNEVVKIANDMSMKTVMWSVDTIDWQRPEPHVLVSRVMSKVHNGALILMHPTSSTSESLETLILSIKQKGYSFGSVSMLVNEERLSTKDVDEDN; encoded by the coding sequence ATGCAAAGGAAAATGATTCATATCGTAGGATTTGCCTTAATCTTAATTGTTAGCATCGGATTTTTACAAAATCCATTTACATCTTCATATGTTGATCAAATAAAGCATGCTAGTGTAACAGTGTCTAAACATCAAGACGAATTATATGAAGAAATAGCAGCAAAAGCACCGGAATACAATATTCCTGCTCAAAATGCGGAAGTACATAAAGTATGGAAGGCAACGCCTGGATATAATGGTTTAGAGGTGGATATAGATCAGTCTTACAAGAAGATGAAAGCAAAGGGGACCTTTGATGAAAGCCTTCTTGTATACCGACAAGTCAAGCCTTCTGTTCATTTAGAGGATTTACCTGCTGAGCCAATTTATCGTGGACATCCCGATAAACCGATGGTGTCTTTCATTATTAACGTAGCATGGGGAAATGAGTACATACCTGATATGCTTGAGACTCTTAATAAGTACCATGTAAAGGCCACCTTTTTTCTTGAAGGAAGGTGGGTAAAAGAAAATCCGGATATGGCAATGATGATAGTAGATGCAGGCCATGAAATCGGAAATCATTCCTATTCACATCCAGATATGAGTCAATTATCCAGCGGTAATATAAGAGAACAACTTTCGAAGACAAACGAAGTGATAAAATCAGTAACTGATATTACTCCAACTTGGTTTGCTCCCCCAAGTGGTAGCTTTAAAAATGAGGTCGTAAAAATTGCGAATGATATGAGCATGAAAACAGTTATGTGGAGCGTAGACACGATCGATTGGCAGCGCCCAGAGCCACATGTGTTAGTTTCAAGAGTAATGAGTAAAGTTCATAATGGAGCACTTATTTTAATGCATCCTACTTCCTCTACATCTGAGAGCCTTGAAACGTTAATTTTATCCATTAAACAAAAAGGTTATTCCTTCGGATCTGTATCAATGCTTGTAAATGAGGAAAGGTTATCAACAAAAGATGTAGATGAGGATAATTAG
- a CDS encoding M16 family metallopeptidase: protein MIKKYTCQNGVRIVLENIPTVRSVAIGVWIGTGSRNEDPKINGVSHFLEHMFFKGTKTRSAREIAESFDSIGGQVNAFTSKEYTCYYAKVLDDHANYALDVLSDMFFNSTFDEEELKKEKNVVYEEIKMYDDTPDDIVHDILSKATYGNHPLGYPILGTEETLASFNGDTLREYMNNHYTPENVVVSVAGNVSEGFIKEVEKFFGSYETNAQKHQIGKPTFMDQKLAKQKDTEQAHLCLGYNGLEVGHDDIYSLIVLNNILGGSMSSRLFQDVREQKGLAYSVFSYHSSYADNGLLTIYGGTGSNQLNVLFETIQETLSTLKADGITAKELANSKEQMKGSLMLSLESTNSRMSRNGKNELLLGYHRSLDSIIDKVNEVSEESVNTLANQVFTDSYSVALISPDGTLPESLKS from the coding sequence TTGATCAAAAAATATACTTGTCAAAATGGAGTAAGAATTGTATTGGAAAATATCCCGACGGTTCGATCAGTTGCAATCGGTGTATGGATTGGAACAGGCTCCCGTAATGAAGATCCAAAAATAAACGGAGTTTCCCATTTTTTAGAGCACATGTTTTTTAAAGGAACAAAAACAAGATCAGCTCGTGAAATTGCTGAGTCATTTGATAGCATTGGTGGTCAAGTTAATGCTTTTACTTCTAAAGAATATACTTGTTATTATGCAAAAGTTCTTGATGACCATGCTAACTATGCGCTTGATGTGTTATCAGACATGTTTTTCAACTCAACATTTGATGAGGAAGAATTGAAAAAAGAAAAGAATGTTGTTTATGAAGAAATTAAAATGTACGATGATACACCTGATGATATTGTACATGATATTTTAAGTAAAGCTACTTATGGTAATCATCCTCTAGGTTACCCTATTTTAGGAACTGAAGAAACTCTTGCATCTTTTAACGGTGATACATTAAGAGAGTATATGAACAATCACTATACTCCTGAAAATGTTGTTGTTTCTGTTGCAGGAAATGTATCTGAAGGTTTTATTAAAGAAGTTGAGAAATTCTTCGGTTCTTATGAAACAAATGCTCAAAAACACCAAATCGGAAAACCGACGTTCATGGATCAGAAATTAGCCAAGCAAAAGGATACGGAACAAGCACATCTTTGTTTAGGTTACAATGGGCTAGAAGTCGGTCATGATGATATATATAGCTTAATTGTTTTAAATAATATATTAGGTGGAAGTATGAGCAGTCGCTTGTTCCAGGATGTACGTGAACAAAAAGGACTTGCGTATTCTGTCTTCTCCTACCATTCTTCTTATGCAGATAACGGACTTCTTACAATTTATGGTGGGACAGGAAGTAATCAATTAAATGTTTTATTTGAAACAATTCAGGAAACATTATCAACTTTAAAAGCAGATGGAATTACTGCAAAAGAATTAGCAAACAGTAAGGAACAAATGAAAGGAAGCCTAATGCTTAGTCTTGAGAGTACGAATAGCAGAATGAGCAGAAATGGTAAAAACGAGCTCTTACTAGGCTATCACCGTTCATTAGATTCAATCATTGACAAAGTAAATGAGGTTTCTGAAGAAAGTGTTAATACTTTAGCTAACCAGGTGTTTACAGATTCTTATTCTGTAGCGTTAATAAGTCCTGATGGAACACTCCCGGAGAGTTTAAAATCTTAA
- a CDS encoding YlmC/YmxH family sporulation protein: MRLSELSGKEIVDVKRAERLGVLGQTDLEINEQTGQITTLIIPSLKWFGLRKQGQEIRVPWQHIKKIGTDMIILDIPDEQIEKIES; the protein is encoded by the coding sequence ATGAGATTAAGTGAATTAAGTGGAAAAGAAATTGTAGATGTTAAGCGTGCTGAGCGCTTGGGAGTACTTGGTCAAACTGATTTAGAAATTAATGAGCAAACTGGTCAAATTACTACATTAATTATTCCTTCATTAAAATGGTTCGGCTTAAGAAAGCAAGGACAAGAAATCCGAGTTCCTTGGCAGCATATTAAAAAGATCGGAACAGATATGATTATTCTTGATATTCCAGATGAGCAAATTGAAAAAATTGAATCTTAA
- the dpaA gene encoding dipicolinic acid synthetase subunit A yields the protein MLTGLNVAVIGGDARQLEVIRKLTELDAKLLLIGFDQLDHGFTGATKVKIDEVQFNEIDAIILPIPGTNHEGVVDTVFSNEEVILSEELLEQTPSHCTIYSGISNSYLDNLVSATNRKLIQLFERDDVAIYNSIPTVEGTIMMVIQHTDITIHGSTIAVLGLGRVGMSVARTFNSLGAKVKVGARDTADLARITEMGLTPFHIDDIQREVKDIDVCINTIPSLLVTAKVISNMPAHTLIVDLASKPGGTDFRYAEKRGIKALLAPGLPGIVAPKSAGQIVANVLSQLLGDLKIDGKGSSS from the coding sequence ATGTTAACTGGATTAAACGTAGCTGTAATCGGTGGCGATGCAAGGCAGCTAGAAGTTATCCGTAAATTGACTGAACTTGATGCAAAGCTTTTGCTCATCGGTTTTGATCAGCTTGATCATGGTTTTACAGGTGCTACAAAAGTCAAGATAGATGAGGTTCAATTTAATGAAATAGATGCCATTATTTTACCTATCCCCGGAACGAATCATGAGGGGGTTGTAGATACTGTATTTTCAAATGAAGAAGTTATTTTATCAGAAGAATTACTAGAACAAACGCCTTCTCATTGTACGATATATTCCGGCATCTCAAATTCCTATCTAGATAACCTTGTAAGTGCAACAAATAGAAAATTAATTCAATTATTTGAACGAGATGATGTTGCTATATATAACTCAATACCTACAGTAGAAGGAACAATTATGATGGTCATTCAGCATACTGATATTACAATTCATGGCTCAACCATAGCAGTCCTTGGGTTAGGGAGAGTCGGAATGAGTGTAGCAAGAACATTTAACTCACTAGGTGCAAAAGTTAAAGTAGGTGCCAGAGATACAGCAGATCTAGCAAGAATTACAGAAATGGGGCTTACACCATTTCATATTGACGATATTCAACGAGAAGTGAAAGACATCGATGTTTGTATCAACACGATTCCATCTTTATTAGTCACAGCAAAGGTAATCTCAAATATGCCGGCACACACGTTAATTGTAGACTTGGCATCTAAGCCAGGGGGAACTGATTTCCGGTATGCAGAAAAACGTGGAATTAAAGCATTATTAGCTCCAGGATTGCCTGGAATCGTTGCACCTAAATCAGCCGGGCAAATTGTTGCAAATGTTTTATCACAACTTTTGGGTGATTTAAAAATAGATGGAAAGGGGTCTTCTTCATGA
- a CDS encoding dipicolinate synthase subunit B: protein MKLEGKRIGFGMTGSHCTYEEVYPQIKSLMDEGADIIPVVSHTVKNTTTRFGKAGEWVEKVEELTGNKVIDSIVAAEPLGPKLPLDCMVIAPLTGNSMSKFANALTDSPVLMAAKATLRTHRPVVLGISTNDALGLNGVNLMRLMATKDIYFIPFGQDMPDKKPNSMVARMESLLDTVVAALEGKQFQPVVVEKFRDLEN, encoded by the coding sequence ATGAAATTAGAAGGAAAAAGAATTGGATTTGGAATGACAGGTTCTCACTGCACATATGAAGAGGTATATCCACAAATTAAGTCATTAATGGATGAAGGAGCTGACATTATACCAGTTGTCTCTCATACTGTGAAAAATACAACTACACGTTTTGGTAAAGCTGGAGAATGGGTAGAGAAAGTTGAAGAATTAACTGGCAATAAAGTAATTGACTCAATTGTGGCGGCAGAGCCACTGGGACCAAAATTGCCACTTGATTGTATGGTTATCGCACCATTAACAGGTAACTCCATGAGTAAATTTGCCAATGCTTTAACAGACTCTCCCGTATTAATGGCAGCTAAGGCTACTCTTCGGACTCATCGTCCTGTAGTACTTGGGATCTCTACAAATGATGCATTAGGACTAAATGGTGTAAACTTAATGCGTCTTATGGCAACAAAAGATATCTACTTTATTCCATTTGGTCAGGATATGCCAGATAAAAAGCCAAATTCAATGGTGGCAAGAATGGAATCATTGTTAGATACGGTAGTAGCAGCTTTAGAAGGTAAACAATTTCAACCAGTAGTTGTAGAAAAATTCCGTGATTTAGAGAATTAA
- the asd gene encoding aspartate-semialdehyde dehydrogenase, whose translation MEARGYHVAVVGATGAVGQQMLHTLEQRNFPISKLTLLSSERSAGKKVMFKNEEYTVQVATPESFEGVQIALFSAGGSVSKQFAPEAVKRGAIVVDNTSAYRMDENVPLVVPEVNEEALKNHNGIIANPNCSTIQMVVALEPIRKQYGLNKVIVSTYQAVSGAGAAAINELKEQSKAILNGEEFTPEILPVGSDEKHYQIAFNAIPQIDKFQENGFTFEEMKMINETKKIMTMPELHVAATCVRLPVETGHSESVYVEVDSEDVSAQQLKELLKNSDGITLQDDPSQQLYPMPANCVGKNDVFVGRIRKDLDRDNGFHMWIVSDNLLKGAAWNSVQIAESLVKLQLV comes from the coding sequence ATGGAAGCAAGAGGTTATCATGTAGCAGTAGTCGGAGCAACAGGAGCAGTAGGGCAACAAATGCTTCATACTTTAGAACAACGTAATTTTCCAATTTCAAAACTAACTTTGCTTTCTTCTGAGCGTTCTGCCGGTAAAAAGGTAATGTTCAAGAATGAAGAATATACTGTTCAAGTTGCAACACCAGAAAGCTTTGAAGGCGTACAAATTGCGTTATTCAGTGCAGGTGGAAGTGTATCTAAGCAATTTGCTCCAGAAGCTGTAAAACGAGGAGCAATTGTTGTAGACAATACGAGTGCATATAGAATGGATGAAAATGTTCCTTTAGTAGTACCTGAAGTAAACGAAGAAGCTTTAAAGAATCATAACGGAATTATTGCAAATCCAAACTGTTCAACTATTCAAATGGTTGTAGCCCTTGAACCAATCCGTAAGCAGTATGGCTTAAATAAAGTAATTGTATCAACATATCAAGCAGTTTCAGGAGCTGGTGCAGCTGCCATTAACGAACTAAAGGAACAATCAAAAGCTATTTTAAACGGTGAAGAATTTACTCCGGAAATTCTTCCTGTAGGTAGTGATGAAAAGCATTATCAGATTGCTTTTAATGCGATTCCACAAATTGATAAGTTCCAAGAAAATGGATTTACATTTGAAGAAATGAAAATGATTAACGAAACGAAGAAAATTATGACTATGCCAGAGTTGCATGTTGCTGCAACTTGTGTAAGATTACCTGTTGAAACTGGTCACTCTGAGTCTGTTTATGTTGAAGTTGATTCAGAGGATGTTTCAGCACAGCAACTAAAAGAGTTGCTGAAAAATTCAGATGGAATTACTCTTCAAGACGATCCATCTCAGCAGTTATATCCAATGCCGGCAAATTGTGTTGGAAAGAATGATGTTTTCGTAGGCAGAATTCGTAAAGATTTAGACCGCGATAATGGTTTCCACATGTGGATTGTTTCTGATAATCTATTAAAAGGTGCTGCATGGAATTCTGTACAAATCGCTGAAAGTTTAGTTAAATTACAATTAGTTTAA
- the dapG gene encoding aspartate kinase: MKIIVQKFGGTSVKDDRGRQMALGHIKDALNDGYKVVAVVSAMGRSGDPYATDTLLDLVYGNIDNISKREQDMLLSCGEVISSIVFSSLLNQNKIKATSLTGAQAGFVTNDDHTNAKILEMDCERLLDILANQDVVVVAGFQGASIKSGDTTTIGRGGSDTSAAALGAALGAEYVDIFTDVEGVMTADPRIVENAKPLTKVTYTEIVNLAYQGAKVVHPRAVEIAMQAEVPIRVRSTYSKSTGTLVTTNHSAKKGSDVHESLITGIAHVSNVTQIKVAAKEGHYDVQTEVFKAMAKEGISVDFFNITPKSVIYTVTDEVTNQAIDILEGLGYEPIVNRHCAKVSAVGAGIMGVPGVTSKIVTALSQQGIQILQSADSHTTIWVLVKEHDMIKAVNALHEAFDLSE; the protein is encoded by the coding sequence TTGAAAATTATAGTTCAAAAATTCGGAGGAACGTCCGTCAAGGATGATCGTGGTCGTCAAATGGCTCTCGGGCATATTAAAGATGCATTAAATGATGGCTATAAAGTTGTGGCAGTCGTTTCGGCCATGGGTAGAAGTGGCGATCCTTATGCTACTGACACACTTTTAGACTTAGTTTATGGAAATATTGATAACATTTCTAAAAGAGAACAAGATATGCTACTTTCTTGTGGTGAAGTTATTTCTTCAATTGTCTTTTCCAGCCTCTTAAATCAAAATAAGATTAAAGCTACCTCCCTAACTGGAGCACAGGCTGGATTTGTGACAAATGACGATCATACAAATGCGAAAATTCTGGAAATGGATTGTGAGCGCTTATTAGATATCCTAGCTAATCAAGATGTAGTTGTAGTGGCTGGATTCCAAGGAGCTTCCATAAAAAGTGGAGATACCACGACGATTGGAAGAGGAGGCAGTGATACTTCGGCAGCAGCTCTTGGTGCAGCATTAGGGGCTGAATATGTGGATATTTTTACAGATGTTGAAGGGGTAATGACAGCAGATCCTCGTATTGTTGAGAACGCAAAGCCTTTGACAAAAGTCACGTATACTGAAATTGTAAACCTTGCTTACCAAGGAGCAAAAGTAGTCCATCCTCGTGCAGTGGAAATTGCTATGCAAGCAGAGGTGCCGATACGAGTTAGGTCCACTTATTCAAAATCAACAGGAACATTAGTTACGACAAATCATTCCGCTAAAAAAGGCAGTGATGTTCATGAAAGCCTTATTACCGGAATTGCTCATGTTTCAAATGTAACTCAAATAAAAGTAGCAGCAAAAGAAGGACATTATGATGTGCAGACAGAAGTATTTAAGGCAATGGCAAAAGAAGGAATCAGTGTTGACTTCTTCAACATCACACCTAAATCAGTGATATATACTGTTACAGATGAAGTAACGAATCAGGCCATTGATATACTTGAGGGGTTAGGTTATGAACCTATCGTTAACCGCCATTGTGCAAAAGTATCTGCAGTTGGAGCTGGTATAATGGGGGTTCCAGGTGTAACTTCAAAAATCGTAACAGCTTTATCACAACAAGGGATACAAATTCTACAATCTGCAGATAGCCATACAACAATATGGGTACTTGTAAAAGAACATGATATGATAAAAGCGGTCAATGCTTTACATGAAGCTTTTGATCTATCAGAATAA
- the dapA gene encoding 4-hydroxy-tetrahydrodipicolinate synthase, producing the protein MGLFGKVSTAMVTPFDKNGNIDFQKTSTLIDYLINHGSDSLVIAGTTGESPTLSTEEKVALIKHSVKEVNGRVPVIAGTGSNNTAASIKLTKQAEEAGVDAIMLVVPYYNKPSQEGLYQHFKTIAESTKLPVMLYNIPGRSVINMTVDTIVRLSEIPNIVAIKEASGNLDAMAEIISKTDAEFALYTGDDGLTLPALSIGGNGVVSVASHIIGNEMQAMISSFENGDHAQAAEQHRTLLPIMKQLFAAPNPSPVKTALQVKGLDVGSVRLPLLPLTSLERNELMDVIDKNLR; encoded by the coding sequence ATGGGTCTTTTTGGTAAAGTATCAACAGCAATGGTAACACCATTTGATAAAAATGGAAATATTGATTTTCAAAAAACATCAACATTGATTGATTACCTTATAAATCATGGTTCTGATTCATTAGTTATTGCGGGTACAACAGGTGAATCTCCAACTTTAAGTACTGAGGAAAAAGTTGCATTAATTAAACACTCTGTTAAGGAAGTTAATGGAAGAGTTCCTGTTATCGCTGGAACAGGCAGCAATAACACAGCTGCCTCCATTAAATTAACTAAGCAAGCTGAAGAAGCTGGTGTAGATGCTATTATGCTTGTTGTTCCTTATTATAATAAGCCAAGTCAAGAAGGTTTATATCAGCACTTTAAAACAATAGCAGAATCTACAAAGCTGCCAGTAATGTTATATAATATTCCTGGTAGAAGTGTGATTAACATGACTGTAGATACAATTGTAAGGTTATCGGAAATTCCAAACATCGTAGCAATAAAAGAAGCAAGCGGTAATTTAGATGCTATGGCCGAAATCATTTCAAAAACGGACGCTGAATTCGCACTATATACTGGTGATGACGGTTTAACTCTACCAGCCCTTTCAATAGGAGGAAATGGTGTAGTGTCCGTTGCTTCACATATTATTGGGAACGAAATGCAAGCAATGATCTCATCTTTCGAAAATGGTGATCATGCCCAAGCAGCAGAACAGCATCGTACTTTATTACCAATTATGAAACAACTATTTGCTGCTCCAAACCCTAGTCCGGTAAAAACAGCACTTCAAGTTAAAGGCTTGGATGTTGGATCAGTACGCTTACCTTTATTACCATTAACAAGTTTGGAACGAAACGAATTAATGGATGTTATTGATAAAAACCTAAGATAA